From one Sus scrofa isolate TJ Tabasco breed Duroc chromosome 9, Sscrofa11.1, whole genome shotgun sequence genomic stretch:
- the LOC100516636 gene encoding LOW QUALITY PROTEIN: S-adenosylmethionine decarboxylase proenzyme-like (The sequence of the model RefSeq protein was modified relative to this genomic sequence to represent the inferred CDS: inserted 2 bases in 1 codon), producing the protein MNVGPRSCWRFGSPGSSPTQIKDLRATPRSKWDLLMKDVQCSIISVTKTDKQEAYVFSASSMFVSKRRFILKTCGTTLLMKALVPLLKLARDYSGFDSIQSFFYSRKNFTEPSHQGYPHQNFQEEIEFLNAIFPNGAAYCMGRINSDCWYLYTLDLPESQVINQPDQTLEILMSELDPAVMDQFYMKDGDTAKDVTRESGICDLIPGSVIDATLFNPCGYSMNGMKSDGTYCTIHITPEPEFSYVSFETNXSQTSYDDLIRKVVEVFKPGKFATTLFVNQSSKCCTVLSSPQKIEGFKRLDCQSATFSDYNFVFTGFAKKQQQLQS; encoded by the exons ATGAATGTG ggaCCGAGAAGTTGCTGGAGGTTTGGTTCTCCAGGCAGCAGCCCGACGCAAATCAAGGATCTTCGCGCCACCCCAAGATCCAAATGGGACCTACTTATGAAGGATGTGCAATGTTCAATCATAAGTGTGACAAAAACTGACAAGCAGGAAGCTTATGTATTCAGTGCGAGTAGCATGTTTGTCTCCAAGAGACGTTTCATTTTGAAGACGTGTGGTACCACCCTCTTGATGAAAGCACTGGTTCCCCTGTTGAAACTTGCTAGGGATTACAGTGGGTTTGACTCAATTCAAAGCTTCTTTTATTCTCGTAAGAATTTCACAGAGCCTTCTCACCAAGGGTACCCACACCAGAATTTCCAGGAAGAAATAGAGTTTCTTAATGCAATTTTCCCAAATGGAGCAGCATATTGTATGGGACGTATAAATTCTGACTGTTGGTACTTGTATACTTTGGATCTCCCAGAGAGTCAAGTAATCAATCAGCCAGATCAAACCTTGGAAATTCTGATGAGTGAGCTTGACCCAGCAGTTATGGACCAGTTCTACATGAAAGATGGTGATACTGCAAAGGATGTCACTCGTGAGAGTGGAATTTGTGACCTGATACCAGGTTCTGTCATTGATGCCACACTGTTCAATCCTTGTGGGTATTCGATGAATGGAATGAAATCGGATGGAACTTATTGCACTATTCACATCACTCCAGAACCAGAATTTTCTTATGTTAGCTTTGAAACAAA AAGTCAGACCTCCTATGATGACCTGATCAGGAAAGTTGTGGAAGTCTTCAAGCCAGGAAAATTTGCGACCACCCTGTTTGTAAATCAGAGTTCTAAATGTTGCACTGTGCTTTCTTCACCCCAGAAGATTGAAGGTTTTAAACGTCTTGATTGCCAGAGTGCTACGTTCAGTGATTACAATTTTGTTTTTACCGGTTTTGCTAAGAAGCAGCAACAACTGCAAAGTTga